Proteins from a genomic interval of Halomonas alkaliantarctica:
- a CDS encoding CaiB/BaiF CoA transferase family protein has translation MSELTKPLAGIKVLDISRVLAGPWCGQMLADMGADVIKVERPGSGDDTRHWGPPWLVGTEESAYYLCANRGKRSVTVDMAKPEGQAVIKQLVAQSDVLIENFKVGGLKRYGLDYASLKALNPKLIYCSITGFGQESPYAHRAGYDFMIQAMGGIMSLTGKPDSEPGGGPVKSGVAFTDIFTGLYAANAILATLYQRRDSGEGCHIDMALMDVQVGVLANQALNYLTSGNVPQRLGNAHPNIVPYQAFATQDGHMIMAVGNDEQFKRFCAVLSLPALAEDPRFATNGARVNNRALLVPQLEAALAQRGTDEWLAAFEAVGVPCGPINTLDRVFDDPHVKARGLKQTLPHDQAGQVDLVANPIRFNGAQMSATTAPPHLGQHTESVLNELGISLEQQAALREAGII, from the coding sequence ATGAGCGAGTTAACCAAACCACTGGCCGGTATTAAAGTACTCGATATTTCGCGGGTATTGGCTGGACCGTGGTGCGGTCAGATGCTCGCGGATATGGGGGCGGATGTGATTAAGGTAGAGCGCCCCGGTAGCGGCGATGACACTCGCCACTGGGGCCCTCCGTGGCTGGTGGGCACTGAAGAGTCGGCGTACTACCTGTGCGCTAACCGGGGTAAGCGCTCGGTGACCGTTGATATGGCCAAGCCCGAAGGCCAAGCGGTGATCAAGCAGTTAGTCGCCCAGTCAGATGTATTGATAGAAAATTTTAAAGTCGGTGGTCTTAAGCGCTACGGCCTGGATTACGCCAGTTTAAAAGCGTTAAACCCCAAGTTGATTTACTGCTCGATCACCGGCTTTGGTCAGGAAAGCCCTTACGCTCACCGGGCGGGTTATGACTTTATGATTCAAGCCATGGGCGGGATCATGAGCCTAACCGGCAAACCCGACAGTGAACCCGGTGGTGGCCCGGTAAAAAGCGGTGTCGCCTTTACCGATATTTTCACCGGGCTATATGCCGCCAATGCGATTTTAGCGACGCTTTACCAGCGCCGTGATAGCGGCGAAGGCTGCCATATCGATATGGCGTTAATGGATGTCCAGGTCGGCGTGCTCGCCAATCAGGCGCTCAACTACCTAACCTCGGGCAATGTGCCCCAACGGCTGGGTAACGCTCATCCTAATATCGTGCCTTACCAGGCGTTCGCTACCCAGGATGGCCATATGATTATGGCTGTCGGCAATGACGAGCAGTTCAAGCGTTTTTGCGCGGTGCTTTCCCTACCGGCTTTGGCGGAAGATCCGCGCTTTGCCACCAATGGGGCTAGGGTAAATAATCGCGCGCTACTCGTGCCGCAGTTGGAAGCGGCGCTGGCCCAGCGCGGCACTGATGAGTGGCTAGCCGCTTTTGAAGCCGTGGGCGTGCCCTGTGGGCCGATCAATACGCTGGATCGGGTTTTCGACGACCCCCATGTGAAAGCCCGTGGACTCAAGCAGACCCTGCCCCATGACCAAGCAGGTCAGGTGGACCTGGTCGCTAATCCGATACGTTTTAACGGCGCCCAGATGAGCGCCACTACGGCACCGCCCCACCTAGGTCAGCATACTGAAAGCGTGTTGAATGAACTCGGCATCAGCTTGGAGCAGCAAGCTGCGCTCCGAGAAGCGGGGATTATCTAA
- a CDS encoding EAL domain-containing protein, whose amino-acid sequence MSQCARVNGSCKRCEGDLPFEFTMAFQPIVDLSLAQIVTYEALVRGSRGESAGSVIAQVTDALLYRFDQACRVKAIEMASALNMQTNLSINFLPNAVYEPEACIQATLEVSKRVGWPTNRLIFEITETERVRDRLHLRNIIDAYRSMGFKTALDDFGNGYANLDLLTELTPDKLKIDRELIMNCDRDIRRQALLNAIILLAQELNMTLIAEGVETRAEALWLARAGIVRQQGFYFAKPAINSLGDDITALLAGLKSEVYLVQEQ is encoded by the coding sequence ATGAGCCAGTGCGCACGCGTTAATGGCAGTTGCAAACGCTGTGAAGGCGATTTGCCCTTTGAATTCACCATGGCCTTTCAGCCGATCGTGGATCTATCCCTGGCCCAAATCGTCACCTATGAAGCACTGGTTCGTGGGTCGCGTGGCGAATCCGCCGGGAGTGTGATTGCCCAAGTCACCGATGCCCTGCTCTACCGGTTTGATCAGGCCTGCCGGGTAAAAGCCATCGAGATGGCCAGCGCATTGAATATGCAAACCAACCTTTCGATCAACTTCCTACCTAACGCCGTTTATGAACCGGAAGCGTGTATTCAGGCAACGTTAGAAGTTTCCAAGCGAGTGGGCTGGCCCACCAACCGACTTATTTTTGAAATTACCGAAACCGAACGCGTCCGCGACCGGCTGCACCTGCGCAATATCATTGATGCCTACCGCTCAATGGGTTTCAAAACGGCGCTCGATGATTTTGGCAATGGGTACGCTAATTTGGACTTACTGACGGAATTAACGCCTGACAAGCTCAAAATTGATCGTGAGCTGATCATGAATTGCGATCGTGATATTCGCCGTCAAGCACTGTTAAACGCGATCATTTTGCTCGCTCAAGAACTCAATATGACGTTGATTGCTGAAGGCGTTGAAACGCGCGCCGAAGCACTATGGCTGGCCCGTGCAGGCATCGTGCGCCAACAAGGCTTTTACTTTGCAAAACCGGCTATTAACTCACTCGGTGACGACATAACTGCTCTGTTAGCGGGGTTAAAAAGTGAAGTCTATTTGGTGCAGGAGCAGTGA
- a CDS encoding sensor domain-containing diguanylate cyclase, with protein sequence MKEISPDQLYQLFNRSKRNTENVIKAAPIGICITNPSGHFEMVNPAYCEFYGYQPEELLGQHFTQVVPEENRAVLSALHAEFMQGNENQEPRQEWDVIVKNGGRRTIIAEAARIEAEDGEPRKVTFIIDITTRKHLEERLKQANERLDHLAHHDELTELLNRRAGLQRLDEEIKRCERYVTPFSIAIYDLDDFKAINDTYGHSAGDSVLQQITALVSNVLRDTDLHIRLGGEEFLIIMPGVNAEEAYQGMERVRESVAQQTFSEHQLTVTLSSGIASYVEASGTRLLDRADKAMYQAKQTGRNRVVIASSSM encoded by the coding sequence ATGAAAGAGATTAGCCCCGATCAGCTTTATCAGCTTTTTAACCGTTCAAAACGCAATACCGAAAACGTCATTAAAGCGGCACCCATTGGCATCTGTATCACCAACCCTTCCGGTCATTTTGAGATGGTCAATCCTGCCTACTGCGAGTTTTATGGCTACCAGCCCGAAGAACTTCTAGGCCAGCACTTTACTCAAGTAGTGCCCGAAGAGAACCGGGCGGTTTTATCGGCGCTGCATGCTGAGTTTATGCAGGGCAACGAAAATCAAGAGCCCCGCCAAGAGTGGGATGTAATCGTCAAAAACGGCGGCAGACGCACCATTATCGCCGAAGCTGCGCGCATTGAGGCCGAAGACGGCGAACCGCGTAAAGTCACTTTTATTATCGACATTACCACCCGCAAGCATTTAGAAGAGCGACTAAAGCAAGCCAATGAGCGCTTGGACCATCTGGCCCACCACGACGAGCTAACCGAACTGCTCAACCGGCGCGCCGGTTTACAGCGGCTGGATGAAGAGATCAAGCGCTGCGAGCGGTATGTAACGCCTTTCAGCATCGCGATCTATGATCTGGATGACTTCAAAGCGATCAACGATACCTACGGACACAGCGCGGGCGATAGCGTTCTACAGCAGATCACCGCATTAGTGAGCAACGTACTGCGCGATACCGATTTACACATACGATTGGGCGGTGAAGAGTTTTTGATCATTATGCCAGGCGTCAACGCCGAAGAGGCCTACCAAGGCATGGAGCGCGTTCGCGAAAGCGTCGCACAACAAACGTTTAGCGAGCATCAATTGACGGTGACGCTCTCATCAGGGATTGCCAGCTACGTTGAAGCTTCGGGCACACGGCTACTTGATCGTGCCGATAAAGCTATGTATCAAGCTAAACAAACGGGGCGCAATCGTGTTGTCATTGCCTCGTCATCAATGTAA
- the gabT gene encoding 4-aminobutyrate--2-oxoglutarate transaminase: MSSNAELNELKHKYVAAGAASPATAFADHAENAEIWDADGNRFIDFAGGIGVLNVGHRHPKVVAAVKAQLDKLMHTCQTVMPYEGYVKVAEKLSQIVPVRGHAKVMLANSGAEALENAVKIARAATGRSNVICFDGGYHGRTFFTMAMNGKVAPYQSDFGPMPGTVFRAPYPVPYHGVSEDEAIRGLKMTLKTDANPKDTAAIVLEPVLGEGGFYPASTSFLTKVREICDEHGMLMIVDEVQSGFGRTGKMFAIEHSGVEPDIMTMAKSMADGMPISAIVGTDKVMDASGPNSLGGTYTGSPTACAAALAVMEVFEEENILEKSQALGDKLAKRFNVWADKFDCIDHVRNMGAMAAFELVSNKADHTPNPELAAALCKKAREEGLILLSCGMYGNTIRFLMPVTIQDDVLNEGLDIIESCLDSLV, encoded by the coding sequence ATGAGCAGCAATGCCGAACTGAACGAGCTGAAACATAAATACGTCGCTGCTGGCGCAGCAAGCCCTGCAACGGCGTTCGCCGACCACGCGGAAAACGCTGAAATCTGGGACGCGGACGGCAACCGCTTTATCGACTTCGCGGGCGGCATTGGCGTACTCAACGTAGGCCACCGTCACCCGAAAGTGGTCGCGGCTGTAAAAGCCCAGCTGGATAAGCTGATGCATACTTGCCAAACGGTGATGCCTTATGAAGGCTACGTTAAGGTCGCGGAAAAACTCAGCCAGATCGTTCCGGTTCGTGGCCATGCCAAAGTCATGCTTGCCAACTCCGGTGCGGAAGCGCTGGAAAACGCAGTCAAGATCGCCCGCGCCGCCACCGGCCGCTCCAACGTTATCTGTTTCGATGGCGGCTACCACGGTCGTACCTTCTTCACCATGGCCATGAACGGCAAGGTGGCGCCTTACCAGAGCGACTTCGGTCCAATGCCGGGCACAGTCTTCCGTGCACCCTACCCGGTGCCATACCACGGCGTGAGCGAAGATGAAGCCATTCGCGGCCTGAAGATGACGCTGAAAACCGATGCCAACCCCAAAGATACCGCGGCCATCGTGCTCGAGCCAGTGCTTGGTGAAGGCGGTTTCTACCCGGCCTCTACCAGCTTCCTGACCAAGGTTCGCGAAATCTGCGATGAGCACGGCATGCTGATGATCGTCGATGAAGTGCAGTCGGGCTTTGGCCGTACCGGCAAAATGTTTGCCATCGAGCATAGCGGCGTTGAGCCGGACATTATGACCATGGCCAAGAGCATGGCCGACGGCATGCCGATCTCCGCCATCGTGGGCACCGACAAAGTGATGGACGCTTCAGGCCCTAACTCGTTGGGCGGCACCTACACCGGCAGCCCCACCGCCTGTGCGGCGGCGCTGGCGGTCATGGAAGTGTTTGAAGAAGAGAACATTCTGGAGAAGAGCCAAGCCCTGGGCGACAAGCTGGCTAAGCGCTTCAATGTGTGGGCAGACAAGTTTGATTGTATCGACCACGTGCGCAACATGGGCGCGATGGCGGCATTTGAGCTGGTGTCGAACAAAGCCGACCACACGCCTAACCCAGAGCTAGCTGCCGCACTGTGCAAGAAAGCCCGCGAAGAGGGTTTGATCCTGCTTTCATGCGGCATGTACGGCAACACCATCCGCTTCCTGATGCCCGTCACCATTCAAGATGACGTGCTCAATGAAGGCCTGGATATTATTGAGTCCTGCCTGGATTCACTGGTGTAA